The Candidatus Krumholzibacteriia bacterium genome includes the window AGTGGCGCGCGGCCGGGGCGGTGGTCTTCCCGGGCGATCCGCTCACGTTACTGGCTGGCGCGCTCGATGCGGGCGCCGAGGGCGTTGAGGCGCTCTTCGATGCGCTGATACCCGCGGTCGATATGGTAAACGCGGAGGATCTCGGTTTGTCCCTGCGCACTCATCGCGGCCAGAATGAGCCCCGACGAGGCACGGATGTCGGTGGCCATCACCGGCGCACCCTGCAGTTTTTCCACACCGCGGATCACGGCCAGGTTGCCGTCCAGGCGCACGTCGGCGCCAAAGCGGCGCAACTCGGGCACGTGGGTGAAGCGGTCGGGATAGATGGTCTCCTTCACCGTGCTGACACCGTCGGCGCGGCACAGCAGCGCGATGATCTGCGCCTGCATGTCGGTGGGAAACCCGGGGTACTCGCGCGTGACCACGTCTGTCGCCTTCAGGCGCGACGGTCCCTTCACGCGCACTTCGTTTTCACCGGCCTCCACCGTGGCGCCCGCCGCCTCCAGCACGGAGATCACCGCGTGCATGTGGCCCGGGTTGCAGTGCGTGATGAGCACGTTGCCACCGGTGATGGCGGCCGCCCCCATGAAGGTCTCGGCCTCGATGCGGTCCGGGATGACGCGGTGCTCGAGCGGCTTCACCGAGGTGGTGCCGTGCACCACGATGCGCGGCGTGTCCGCACCTTCGATTTCGACACCGCACTCCTGCAGCGCGTGCACCAGGTCGGTGATCTCGGGCTCGAGTGCTGCGTTCTCCAGCACGGTGGTGCCTTCCGCCAGCGCGGCCGCCATGATGGTCTGCGCGGTGGCACCCACGCTGGAAATGGGAAACACGATCTCAGCACCGCGCAGGCGCTCGCAACTGGCCTCGATGTAGCCGTGCTCGAGCGCGATCTTCGCGCCCAGCTTCTCCATGGCCATCAGATGCAGGTCGATGGGACGCGGGCCCCACGCGCAACCACCGGGCATGCTCACGCGCGCGCGGCCGTGGATGGCAAGCGTGGGTGCCAGAACATAGATGGACGCGCGCATGGTACGCACCAGTTCGTACGGCGCCTCGAGGCCGTTGGCCTCGCGCGTGTCGATGGTCATGGTGCTGCCCTCGCGCGTGGTCTTCGCACCGAGGATGTCGAGCATCTTCACCATGGTGGTGACGTCACGCAGGTCGGGCACGTTCTCGATGACGCTGGTGCCGCGCGACAACAGCGCCGCGGCCATGAGCGGCAGCACAGCGTTCTTGGCCCCGTTGACGGGAATGGTTCCCGAAAGGGGCGTGGGTCCTTGTACTACAAATTTATCCATACGTGTCTTTCTTGACGGTTGCGCGACTGCGCCGCGGCGATTGAGCGGACCGTCACGGAGGCCGAGCGGCCACGGTGCCGAGCCCCTTTCAACAAGATGGGGCGAGGCGAGCGAGGCCGAGTGCCGAGGGGCGAGGCGCCCGGTGGGGCGCCGAGACCCCGTGTCCGCGAAACGCCGCGCGCAGTCGCGTGCGCTTATCAGTACGCAATGACCACCCGATCCCGTCCGGCCAGGTCCTTGATCACGCGCACACTCGTGAAGCTGGCGCCCTCGAACAGGTCCGAGACCGCGGCGCCCTGATCGTCGCCGATCTCCACCATGACGAATCCGTTCGGGAGCAAGCATCGCACCATTCGCGGAATTGCGCGACGGTAGAAATCCAGCCCGTCGGCGCCGCCGTCCAGGGCCAGCATGGGCTCGTGCTCGCGCACCTCGCGCGGCAGCCCCGCCAGCTCGCCGGAGGCGATGTAGGGCGGATTGCATAGAATCGCCGCAAAGCGGTCCGCGGTGCTGTCGAGATACTCCACGGCATCGTCGTGTACCAGCCGCACCCGGTCACTCACCTCGTTGTGCGCCGCGTTGTCCGCGGTCAGTTCGACCGCCGCGTCGGACACGTCCACCGCCGTCACCCCCGCGTTGGGGACGCGTTTTGCAATGGACACCCCGATGACGCCGCTGCCGCAGCACAGGTCGAGCACCAGCGCCGGCTCGTGCAGCGCCAGCGCGCGCAGTTTCTTCTCCGCGTGTTCCACCAGCACTTCGGTGTCCGGCCGCGGCACGAACACCCCGGGGCGCGCAAAGAACGGCAGCGCCATGAACTCCGTGCTGCCCAGGATGTACTGCAGCGGCTCGCGCGACGCGCGGCGCTCGATGCGCCGCCAGTAGCTCCCGATCGGCTCCGGCCCCAGGCTCTCCCGCGAGCGCACGTAGAGATCCAGCATGCTGACCCCGAGCGTTGCGCACAGCATCCACTCCGCGTTGCGGCGGGCATTGGGGACGCCACTCCTGTTGAGATGCGTTTCGGCGCGGTTGAGCAGGTCGCGGATGGTCTCGGTGGCGGGATGCATGCCGCGCCTCACTTGGCGGGCGCGCGCTGCGCGGCGCGTTCGAGTACATCTGCCTTGTGCAGCGCGTCGATGAGTTCGTCCAGGTCGCCCTCCATCACCGCGTTCAGCGTGTGCGTGGTGTAGTTGATGCGGTGGTCGGTGACGCGCTGTTGGGGAAAGTTATAGGTGCGGATCTTGGCGCTGCGGTCGCCCGAACCAATCTGGCTCCTGCGCTCGGCGGACATCTTCTGGTCCTGCTCGGACTGCGCGCGGTCCAGCAGCCGCGCCTGCAGCACCTTCATGGCCTTCGCGCGGTTCTTGATCTGCGAGCGCTCCTCCTGGCAGGTCACCACCAGGCCGGTGGGAATGTGCGTGATGCGCACCGCGCTGTCGGTGGTGTTCACACTCTGCCCGCCGGGGCCGCTGGAGCGGTACACGTCGATACGCAGTTCGTTGGGCTCGATGTGGATCTCCACTTCCTCAGCTTCCGGCAGCACCGCCACCGATGCCGCCGAGGTGTGGATGCGCCCGCTGGCCTCGGTGGCCGGCACGCGCTGCACCCGGTGCACGCCGCTCTCGTACTTGAGACGTCCAAAGGCGCCGTGCCCCGCCACCAGCAGCACCACTTCCTTGAAGCCGCCCATGCCGGTCTCGTTGCTGGAGAGCACCTCCGCCTTCCAGCCCTTGAGCTCGAAGTAGCGCTGGTACATGCGCAGCAGGTCGCCCGCGAACAACGCGGACTCCTCGCCGCCGGTGCCGGCGCGGATTTCCATGACGGTGTTCTTGTCGTCGTTGGGATCCCTGGGGACGATGAGAACACGGAACTTCTCTTCCAGTTCCTCGAGCTCCGCTTCCAGGGAGTCCATTTCCGCGCGCGCAATCTCCACCAGCTCGGCGTCCTCGTTGGCCTTGATGATCTTCGAGTTGTCCTCGAGCGTCTCGGTGATCTTCTTGAGCTTGGCCGACACCTCCACCAGCTCCTCCATGTCCGAGCGCTCCTTGGCGAGTTTGCGCCAGCGGGCGTTGTCCTTGATGACCTTCTCGTCGGAGAGCAGGCCGGTCAGCTCGTCGAAACGCTCGAGTATGGGATCGTACTTGGAAGCCATGGAAGTGTTGCCGCGTTTCGCGATGCGGCGGCGAACGACGCTAGCTGGAGGGTATCTCCAGGCGCACGTTCTGGTAGTCGAGGCACGCGTTCAGGGCCGCAATCGCGACTTCCAGCATATCATCGCTCGGTTCGCGTGTCGTGACTTTTTGCAGCGTGAGACCCGGCCACACGGCGGGTTTGAGGAAGCGGGCAAAGCGCTCCTTGGCGGAGAGGCGGATGAACTCGAACGAGATGCCCCCGATGACCGGGATCATGGCAAAGCGGAACATGCGCTCGCCCCACGTGTCCGGCTTGCCCAGCACCGAGAACACCAGGATGCTCACCAGCATCACCACCAGCAGGAAGCTGGTGCCGCAACGCGGGTGCAGTGTGGTGTAGGGGCGCGCATTGGCCACGGTGAGGTCCTGCTTATTTTCGTACACGTAGATGGTCTTGTGCTCGGCGCCGTGGTACTGAAAGATGCGCTGCATGTCCTTCCACTGGGCGATCAGAAACAGATAGCCCAGGAAGAACACCAGGCGGATGGCGCCGTCGATGAGGTTGAAGCCGATGCCGTTCTGCACGCCGGTGAGCTCGGTGAGCCACAACGGCAGCAGGAAGAACAACAGGAAGCCCATGCCCAGCGCGAACACCACCGAACCGAAGATGGTGAGGTTGGTGCCCACGTTCTTCTTCGGCTTGGGATCGCTGTCCTCGTCCGCGGCCTGCGATGCCGAGTACGACAGCGACGAGATGCCGATCCACATCATCTCAACCAGACCGATGGCCCCGCGCAGGATGGGAATGTTGAGAAACTTGAAGCGGTGCGTCAGTGCCTCGAAGCGGGTCTTCTGGATGACAATGGTCCCCTGGGGCGTGCGGACGGCGGTCGCGTAATAAGTTGGCGACCGCATCATGACGCCTTCGATGACCGCCTGGCCACCGACGCTGATGGGCTTTTCCGACATGGGTGCTGCGATGGGTCGCGGCTACTCGTTCGTCCCGCCGACGTCTTTGTACTTGTACTTCTCGCGGAAGCGTTCCACGCGGCCCGCCGTGTCGACGAACTTGCGCTTGCCCGTGTAGAACGGGTGCGACGCGGACGAGATTTCCATGCGAACCACGAAGTGCTTGACCCCGTCGATGTCACGGGTCTCGTTGCTCTTCATGGTGGAGCGGGTGATGAACTCCGCCCCGACGCTCGGATCGACGAACACCACGGGGTGGTACTGCGGATGTATTTCTTTCTTCATTTCCTCTGAACTCCCGGCAAATTTTAAGCCTGTGAAACAAGCATTATACGGGGTCGGGCGGCCTGCGCGCAAGGGGTTAACGGCCGGCCCGAAGGACGACGGGGGCGGGCGCGACGGCCGTATGTGCCTCCGAGAGATTCTCTTAGTCCTGGCGGGCCGCCGAAGCCGCGGCGGCCCCCGCCGGGAGGCCGAGCACCTTCCGGCCCAGGTACCCCGAGTTGAGGTCGATCACCGCGTGGACCAGGATGGGCGCCCACAGTGAACCCGTCAGAACGAAGAGCCCCGCCATCGCCAGCCCCACCAGCCCCGTCTTGACGATGCCGCCCGCGCCCTGATAGGCGTGCCCCAGCCCGAAGACCACCGAGGACAGCGCCACCGCGGCCCACAGCGGGAAGAACCACGCGAGGTATGCAATGAGAAAACCGCGGTAGACGATCTCCTCGCAGATGCCGGCCGTCGCCGACAGCGCCGAGAAGTAGCGCCCCTCGCGCGCGCTGGCGGGGATGATGGATTGCAGCGGCTCCAGCTGGGCACGCGCCTGTCCGATACGCTCGGCGCTGCGCAGGACCACGACGGTCTGAAGGACGAGCAGGACGCTCGCGATCGCGGCGAGCGCGGCTCCTACCCACCAGGCGGTCCCGATGTCGCCGGCGCCCATTACACCCGGCAACTGGCCGCGCACACCCCACCGCACCAGCACGAGGATTGCGAGCGACCACTCCACCGCCATGGTTCGGCGGTACGCGTTGACGCGCGCGTCCGCCTTGCCCGCTTCGATCTCATTGAGAAGCACGCGGTACTGCCGCTGCGCCCACAATGGCATCAGCAGCGTGACGATGGCAAAGAGCCCGTGTTCGAACAGTCCCGGTGTCATGCTCTCCCCGCGCGCCCGCTAGCGCCAGCTGGACCGCATCTCTTCTGCCATGTGCTCGATCTCGGTGAGGTCGCGCTTCATCTCGCTCCATCCATACCACAACGCGTAGTCCGGGTTGGCGTGGAACGTGCCCTGGAACGCGCGCATGCGGTGCTCGAGGTGCATCTGGAAGAGCCGTTGCTCGATGGGCGTGGGCGCGTCGTGGAACGCGAGCAGATCCGGGAACGCGTATGCGTATTCCTTCGGCTTCTTGAGCGTGCCATCCTTGTAGAGACCGGCAACGATACGAATGGCCTGCGCGAGCAGGTGGTCCGCCTCGCGGATCATGTCGTCGCCCTTGGCCAGTTCGGCCCGGGCGAAGTTCTCAGAGTGACATTCGCTGCAGGCGGTGAGCATGCGCGCGCGTTCGGCGTCGAACTCCTCCTGGGTGAGCCGCGCCACCTGCGCCGCCTCCACCACCTTGAGCCGCTCGGTCGGCTTGCCGTCGGGATCGAGAACCCCGAGCGCCTGCATGATGGTGGTCTGATCCGCCTCCCACTCCCTGCCGCCACGCAACGGCAGCCTCACCGCAAGGAATCCCCAGGCGGTGCGGACCTCGTGGTTGCCATCCTGCATGTGGCAGGTCTGGCAGGTGGGCCCGGCGGCGGACTGCGGAAGAACCATAGACTGCTTGAGTAGCGCGCGCACCCCGTGCTTGCTCGCGGACCACATCTCCCACTGCGGGTGATCGAATCCCATGTGGCAGGTCTGGCAGGCCTGCGGTGCGCGGGCCTCTTCCACCGAAAAGAGGTGGCGCGTGTGGCAGGCGTTGCAGGAGGCGACGCCGAACTTCCCGCCCTCCTTCCTGATGGCGGCCATGTCCTCATCGGACTTGAGGCCGATCTTGTGGCAGCCCCCGCAACCCTTCATGCCCTCCATGAGCGCGATGGGTTGCGCGTGCGCGGTGGGCATGGCCTTCATGGCCGCCCACGCAAACGCGTGCTTGCCGCGCTTGAACTGTGCCACGCGCTCCTCGTGGCAGGTGGCGCAGGTCTCCGGCGTGGGAATGTCCACCTTGTCGACATCGGACGCGGAGGAGTGTCGGTCGCCGTGGCAGTCGTTGCACTCAACACCCTCCCCCGCATGAGCACTCAGCTCCCAGTCGCCCACAATGCCGGGGGTGACATCGGTGTGACACTGGATGCAGGGGTTGGGCTGGGCGGTGGCGGCGAGCGGGAAGACCAGAACGGCCGTGAGGGCGAGCACCCGGATCATGACGTGCTCCTTTCGATCAGGAAGGCTGCGCGGCATATGAATTCATAGCACGATCCCCGCCCCGTGTCAGCCGTGTTGTGCCGGGTCAGGTTCCCGCGTTGTTGACGAACGTCGCCACGCGTCCGTGGTGCTCCGCCCACGAATTCCACACCGAGTTGGCCCAGGTTCCCGCGCGGGTGATGAAATCGGCGGACCCTTCGGCGAGCGCGAGTTCCAGAACGGTCAGCGGGGACGGAAACTCCGGTGGACGCATGCGGGGCCACTTGGTGTTCTGCGCGGCCAGGCGCTGCAGCAGGGGCGGAATTTCGTTGTAGGGAACCTCCAGGTCGAAGGCGGCGTAGAGGCCGGCCAGGTGCACGAGCACCGACCGGTCCGGATGCTTACCACCCGCGTGCTGGGCGGCGTACGCATCGACAATGAGTTGATAGACGGGCGCGTAGGTGTCCTTGCTGGAAGCGACCGCGAGGACCTCCTCGAAGACCACCCAGCACTCGGGAGAACTGTTGAAATAGCCATCGTAGGTGACCTTGTCACTGCGCGGCATCAGCAGTCCGCACCCGGGACACTCTCGCTTCGGCTTCTTCTCAGCCATCGATGGCACCTCCTTCCACGGCCTGCCGCCATCCTCGCATAGCACGCCGGGAGAGTGGAGTGTTTTCTGGCCACCGGCACACAAAGCAGAAGCGCCCCCCGGTTACCCGGAGGGCGCTTCTTTGCGCAGACCCAAGTTGCTAAAAACCCTGCACTAGGCATTCATAGACTTAAGGAACTGCGCATTGGTCTTGGTCTTGCCAAGCTTGTCGAGGAGGAACTCCATGGCCTCCATGAGGGGCTTGTCGTTCAAGAATTTGCGCAAGATCCAGATCTTGTCCAGATCTTTCTTCTCGATCAACAGTTCTTCCTTACGCGTGCCGGACTTGAAGATGTCGACTGCGGGGAAGACTCGCTTATCGCTCAAGCGGCGGTCAAGCACGAGTTCCATATTACCCGTGCCCTTGAACTCCTCGAAGATGACCTCGTCCATGCGGCTGCCGGTCTCGATGAGCGCGGTGGCGATGATGGTGAGGCTGCCGTTGCCCTCGATGTTACGCGCCGCGCCGAAGAAGCGCTTGGGGCGCTGCAGTGCGTTGGAGTCCACACCGCCGGAGAGAATCTTCCCGGAGTGGGGCACCACCGCGTTGTGTGCGCGCGCCAGTCGCGTGATGGAGTCGAGCAGGATCACGACGTCCTTGCCGTGCTCCACCAGGCGCTTGGCCTTCTCGATGACCATGTCCGACACCTGCACGTGGCGCTCGGCCGGCTCGTCAAAGGTGGAACTGATGACCTCGCCCTTCACGTTGCGCTCCATGTCCGTCACTTCTTCCGGACGCTCGTCGATGAGCAGCACAATCAGGTAGACCTCGGGGTGGTTGGCCGAGATGGCGTTGGCGATCTTCTGCAGGAGGATCGTCTTACCGGTGCGCGGCTGCGCCACGATGAGGCTTCGCTGACCCTTGCCGATGGGACACACCAGGTTGATCAAGCGCGTGGAGAGATCCTCGGGATCGTGCTCCAGGTTGAACGCCTCTTCCGGATACAGCGGTGTGAGGTTATCGAAGAAGGGCTTGGTCTTGGCGACGTCCGGGTGTTCGTGATTCACCGCCTCCACGCGAAGGAGGGCGAAGTATCGCTCCGAATCCTTCGGGCTGCGAATCTGGCCCGACACCGTGTCCCCGGTGCGCAGATCGAACTTCTTGATCTGCGACGGCGAAACGTAGATGTCGTCCGGGCCCGGGAGGTAGTTGTAGTCCGGCGAACGGAGGAAACCGTATCCCTCCGGAAGGACCTGCAGAACACCCTCGGCGAAGATGAGCCCGTTCTGTTGCGTCTGCGCTTCCAGGACTTTGAAGATAAGCTCCTGCTTGCGCATGCTGCTGGTGCCCTCG containing:
- the rho gene encoding transcription termination factor Rho — its product is MDIAELKGKTISELLDVANALEIEGTSSMRKQELIFKVLEAQTQQNGLIFAEGVLQVLPEGYGFLRSPDYNYLPGPDDIYVSPSQIKKFDLRTGDTVSGQIRSPKDSERYFALLRVEAVNHEHPDVAKTKPFFDNLTPLYPEEAFNLEHDPEDLSTRLINLVCPIGKGQRSLIVAQPRTGKTILLQKIANAISANHPEVYLIVLLIDERPEEVTDMERNVKGEVISSTFDEPAERHVQVSDMVIEKAKRLVEHGKDVVILLDSITRLARAHNAVVPHSGKILSGGVDSNALQRPKRFFGAARNIEGNGSLTIIATALIETGSRMDEVIFEEFKGTGNMELVLDRRLSDKRVFPAVDIFKSGTRKEELLIEKKDLDKIWILRKFLNDKPLMEAMEFLLDKLGKTKTNAQFLKSMNA
- the prmC gene encoding peptide chain release factor N(5)-glutamine methyltransferase, which translates into the protein MHPATETIRDLLNRAETHLNRSGVPNARRNAEWMLCATLGVSMLDLYVRSRESLGPEPIGSYWRRIERRASREPLQYILGSTEFMALPFFARPGVFVPRPDTEVLVEHAEKKLRALALHEPALVLDLCCGSGVIGVSIAKRVPNAGVTAVDVSDAAVELTADNAAHNEVSDRVRLVHDDAVEYLDSTADRFAAILCNPPYIASGELAGLPREVREHEPMLALDGGADGLDFYRRAIPRMVRCLLPNGFVMVEIGDDQGAAVSDLFEGASFTSVRVIKDLAGRDRVVIAY
- the murA gene encoding UDP-N-acetylglucosamine 1-carboxyvinyltransferase; the encoded protein is MDKFVVQGPTPLSGTIPVNGAKNAVLPLMAAALLSRGTSVIENVPDLRDVTTMVKMLDILGAKTTREGSTMTIDTREANGLEAPYELVRTMRASIYVLAPTLAIHGRARVSMPGGCAWGPRPIDLHLMAMEKLGAKIALEHGYIEASCERLRGAEIVFPISSVGATAQTIMAAALAEGTTVLENAALEPEITDLVHALQECGVEIEGADTPRIVVHGTTSVKPLEHRVIPDRIEAETFMGAAAITGGNVLITHCNPGHMHAVISVLEAAGATVEAGENEVRVKGPSRLKATDVVTREYPGFPTDMQAQIIALLCRADGVSTVKETIYPDRFTHVPELRRFGADVRLDGNLAVIRGVEKLQGAPVMATDIRASSGLILAAMSAQGQTEILRVYHIDRGYQRIEERLNALGARIERASQ
- a CDS encoding multiheme c-type cytochrome, with amino-acid sequence MIRVLALTAVLVFPLAATAQPNPCIQCHTDVTPGIVGDWELSAHAGEGVECNDCHGDRHSSASDVDKVDIPTPETCATCHEERVAQFKRGKHAFAWAAMKAMPTAHAQPIALMEGMKGCGGCHKIGLKSDEDMAAIRKEGGKFGVASCNACHTRHLFSVEEARAPQACQTCHMGFDHPQWEMWSASKHGVRALLKQSMVLPQSAAGPTCQTCHMQDGNHEVRTAWGFLAVRLPLRGGREWEADQTTIMQALGVLDPDGKPTERLKVVEAAQVARLTQEEFDAERARMLTACSECHSENFARAELAKGDDMIREADHLLAQAIRIVAGLYKDGTLKKPKEYAYAFPDLLAFHDAPTPIEQRLFQMHLEHRMRAFQGTFHANPDYALWYGWSEMKRDLTEIEHMAEEMRSSWR
- the prfA gene encoding peptide chain release factor 1, with the protein product MASKYDPILERFDELTGLLSDEKVIKDNARWRKLAKERSDMEELVEVSAKLKKITETLEDNSKIIKANEDAELVEIARAEMDSLEAELEELEEKFRVLIVPRDPNDDKNTVMEIRAGTGGEESALFAGDLLRMYQRYFELKGWKAEVLSSNETGMGGFKEVVLLVAGHGAFGRLKYESGVHRVQRVPATEASGRIHTSAASVAVLPEAEEVEIHIEPNELRIDVYRSSGPGGQSVNTTDSAVRITHIPTGLVVTCQEERSQIKNRAKAMKVLQARLLDRAQSEQDQKMSAERRSQIGSGDRSAKIRTYNFPQQRVTDHRINYTTHTLNAVMEGDLDELIDALHKADVLERAAQRAPAK
- a CDS encoding DUF1385 domain-containing protein, translated to MSEKPISVGGQAVIEGVMMRSPTYYATAVRTPQGTIVIQKTRFEALTHRFKFLNIPILRGAIGLVEMMWIGISSLSYSASQAADEDSDPKPKKNVGTNLTIFGSVVFALGMGFLLFFLLPLWLTELTGVQNGIGFNLIDGAIRLVFFLGYLFLIAQWKDMQRIFQYHGAEHKTIYVYENKQDLTVANARPYTTLHPRCGTSFLLVVMLVSILVFSVLGKPDTWGERMFRFAMIPVIGGISFEFIRLSAKERFARFLKPAVWPGLTLQKVTTREPSDDMLEVAIAALNACLDYQNVRLEIPSS
- a CDS encoding DUF5946 family protein — translated: MAEKKPKRECPGCGLLMPRSDKVTYDGYFNSSPECWVVFEEVLAVASSKDTYAPVYQLIVDAYAAQHAGGKHPDRSVLVHLAGLYAAFDLEVPYNEIPPLLQRLAAQNTKWPRMRPPEFPSPLTVLELALAEGSADFITRAGTWANSVWNSWAEHHGRVATFVNNAGT
- a CDS encoding type B 50S ribosomal protein L31, with product MKKEIHPQYHPVVFVDPSVGAEFITRSTMKSNETRDIDGVKHFVVRMEISSASHPFYTGKRKFVDTAGRVERFREKYKYKDVGGTNE
- a CDS encoding CPBP family intramembrane metalloprotease; the protein is MTPGLFEHGLFAIVTLLMPLWAQRQYRVLLNEIEAGKADARVNAYRRTMAVEWSLAILVLVRWGVRGQLPGVMGAGDIGTAWWVGAALAAIASVLLVLQTVVVLRSAERIGQARAQLEPLQSIIPASAREGRYFSALSATAGICEEIVYRGFLIAYLAWFFPLWAAVALSSVVFGLGHAYQGAGGIVKTGLVGLAMAGLFVLTGSLWAPILVHAVIDLNSGYLGRKVLGLPAGAAAASAARQD